The proteins below come from a single Mucilaginibacter mali genomic window:
- a CDS encoding SusD/RagB family nutrient-binding outer membrane lipoprotein translates to MKKIAYIFVLMLAISACTKDLTSLNIDPKNPSNVPSYSLFTEAERSMANTIASSSVNLNIFRLIEQQWTETTYLNETRYQLPSRNQPDNIWSAFYTGALANFQQAKNKLKTDVTDAGTQKNETAIIDILQVYTYYYLVTTYGNVPYSQALDINNPFPKYDDAKTIYNDLLTRLDTDIAALNASAGSFGDADVIYKGDPTAWKKFANTLKLKMGIVLADADNTKAQAVVQAAVAAGVFTSNADNATYKYVSSPPNTNPIWVDLVQSQRHDFVATTEFLSYLKPNTTNQDPRLPYFFALSSNGVYAGAPNGSGNGGLVFSQYSLPSGPSLTPGSVGSLTNPDFPGLLLDYAETEFNLAEATQRGYITGSVATHYNNAVTASITYWGGTAAQATAYLLQPDVAYLTATGTALQKIARQEYVAYYNRGWDAWTLTRRLDYPVLVKPTKAYTDFPVRFTYPISEQNVNVTNYTAASSAIGGDDVTTKLFFDKF, encoded by the coding sequence ATGAAAAAAATAGCATACATTTTTGTACTGATGCTGGCAATTTCGGCATGTACAAAAGATTTAACGTCGTTAAATATCGATCCCAAAAACCCATCCAACGTACCCTCGTACAGCCTGTTTACCGAGGCCGAGCGTTCGATGGCCAACACCATTGCTTCATCAAGCGTTAACCTGAATATTTTCCGCCTGATAGAGCAGCAATGGACAGAGACCACCTATCTGAACGAAACCCGGTACCAGTTACCATCGCGCAATCAGCCCGATAACATCTGGAGCGCGTTTTACACTGGTGCACTTGCCAATTTTCAGCAGGCAAAAAACAAGTTAAAAACAGATGTAACCGATGCCGGTACGCAGAAAAATGAAACAGCCATTATAGATATACTGCAGGTGTACACTTACTATTACCTGGTTACCACCTATGGCAACGTGCCCTATTCGCAGGCGCTGGATATCAACAATCCGTTCCCTAAGTATGATGATGCCAAAACTATTTATAACGACCTGCTGACCCGTTTAGATACCGACATTGCAGCCTTAAACGCAAGCGCCGGCAGTTTTGGCGACGCCGACGTGATCTATAAAGGCGACCCAACCGCGTGGAAAAAGTTTGCCAATACCCTTAAGTTAAAAATGGGCATTGTGCTGGCCGACGCGGATAATACCAAAGCGCAAGCCGTGGTGCAGGCGGCCGTGGCGGCCGGTGTATTCACCTCCAACGCTGATAATGCTACGTATAAATACGTGTCATCGCCGCCAAATACCAATCCTATTTGGGTTGACCTTGTGCAAAGCCAGCGGCACGATTTTGTGGCTACTACCGAATTTTTATCGTACCTAAAGCCCAACACCACCAACCAGGATCCTCGCCTGCCTTATTTCTTCGCGCTAAGCAGCAACGGTGTTTACGCGGGGGCGCCTAATGGCTCGGGTAACGGGGGCTTGGTATTCAGCCAGTATTCGCTGCCATCCGGCCCGTCATTAACGCCCGGCTCGGTCGGTTCATTAACTAATCCTGATTTCCCGGGGCTTTTGCTGGACTACGCCGAAACCGAATTTAACCTGGCCGAAGCTACCCAACGGGGTTATATTACGGGCAGTGTGGCCACGCATTATAATAACGCGGTTACCGCTTCCATCACCTATTGGGGTGGCACTGCGGCCCAGGCAACTGCTTACCTGTTACAGCCCGATGTTGCTTATTTAACGGCAACCGGCACTGCACTGCAAAAAATCGCCAGGCAGGAATACGTAGCTTATTACAATCGTGGCTGGGACGCCTGGACATTAACCCGCCGGCTTGATTACCCGGTATTGGTTAAACCAACCAAGGCTTATACCGATTTCCCGGTACGCTTCACCTACCCAATTAGCGAGCAGAACGTGAACGTAACCAACTACACGGCAGCATCATCGGCCATCGGCGGCGATGATGTAACCACAAAGCTTTTCTTTGATAAGTTTTAA
- a CDS encoding VOC family protein — MKVSLSRIIIFGKNIDLLKAFYTESFNLSVIEETAGEWVVLNAGATEIALHKIGEHIDSGNDDFRAESNTKLVFKVNTGLHQLRQQLIDKGVAMKEARSFPGISSLFCDGEDPEGNVFQLEERSSN, encoded by the coding sequence ATGAAAGTATCGCTAAGCCGAATTATCATCTTTGGGAAAAATATCGATTTATTAAAAGCCTTCTATACCGAAAGTTTTAATCTGTCGGTTATAGAAGAAACAGCGGGCGAATGGGTAGTATTAAATGCGGGCGCTACTGAAATAGCATTACACAAAATTGGCGAACATATCGATTCAGGCAATGATGACTTTCGTGCGGAGAGCAATACTAAACTGGTTTTCAAGGTAAATACCGGTCTGCATCAACTTAGGCAGCAGTTAATTGATAAAGGTGTAGCAATGAAAGAAGCAAGATCGTTCCCCGGCATCAGTTCCCTGTTTTGCGATGGGGAAGATCCGGAAGGAAATGTATTTCAGTTGGAAGAGCGATCGAGTAACTAA